TGTATTTGTATCTGGGTTCAAAGTCATTGTACTCTTCGATTGTCCTATGAGCGACATCGTGAATGAATTCCTTATCATCGGCGTAAATAAGTTCTCCTTTAAAAATTTCCTTTTTTACGTATAGAGGTAGAAACTGAAACATCTGAATGTCATATTTATCTGGAAAAGAACCGCTTATCGTAAAAAAAAGCTCGCTTAACTCTTTTTTATCATTGACGTCATAATAAAGACATATGTCGATATCCGACCTATCAGTAGTATTTCCGGTAACTGAAGAGCCGTAAAGATAAACGAATTTTAACCTGTTAAAGTGTAAAAATTGCTTCAGTTTGTCCAGAATTTCTTCTTTCATCATGAAATGATATCGGCAAAAGATGTTTAAATATTTCCTTTTGTCGGTTTCGAGAAACTCTATACAGATATTAGGCTCAGAGAATTCGGTCAAGTTGTTTTTTCACACATGCTTCTTATGTGCCGTATAGTTATAGGAAAAATTTAAGTGATATTAAAATATTTAGGTAAACAAGAAGCAAGGATAAAAATGAAAAAAATTGATGAGATAAAGCATATATTGAAATCGCATAAAGAAATCATGGCAGAGAAATACCATGTTAAAGAGATAAGCGT
The Candidatus Thermoplasmatota archaeon genome window above contains:
- a CDS encoding nucleotidyltransferase domain-containing protein, which translates into the protein MMKEEILDKLKQFLHFNRLKFVYLYGSSVTGNTTDRSDIDICLYYDVNDKKELSELFFTISGSFPDKYDIQMFQFLPLYVKKEIFKGELIYADDKEFIHDVAHRTIEEYNDFEPRYKYILYGKTGVEGATL